Proteins from a genomic interval of Deltaproteobacteria bacterium:
- the rfbC gene encoding dTDP-4-dehydrorhamnose 3,5-epimerase, with protein sequence MLTIKTPLDGLLLIEPKVFGDDRGFFLETYEKKRYGEAGISDEFVQDNLSFSQHGVLRGLHYQKPNSQGKLVYVLRGEVFDVAVDIRAGSPTFGQWYGVTLSSENRRQLWVPAGFAHGFCVTGEAALFAYKCTDYYAPQSEVTIRWDDPAIGIDWPVKDPVISEKDAKGILLGEMEESLLFRVQDLRRS encoded by the coding sequence ATGCTGACCATTAAGACACCCCTCGACGGTCTGTTGCTGATCGAACCGAAGGTCTTCGGTGATGACCGGGGGTTCTTTCTCGAAACCTATGAAAAAAAACGCTATGGCGAAGCCGGTATCTCCGATGAATTTGTCCAGGACAACCTCTCTTTTTCGCAGCATGGAGTCCTCCGGGGACTCCACTATCAGAAACCGAACAGCCAGGGCAAGCTGGTCTATGTTCTGCGGGGCGAGGTCTTTGACGTGGCCGTCGATATCCGGGCCGGTTCTCCCACCTTCGGCCAATGGTACGGCGTCACCCTCTCCTCCGAAAACCGTCGGCAGCTATGGGTCCCGGCAGGATTCGCACACGGTTTCTGCGTTACCGGGGAGGCGGCACTCTTCGCGTACAAATGCACGGACTATTATGCCCCGCAAAGCGAAGTGACGATCCGCTGGGACGATCCCGCAATCGGTATCGACTGGCCGGTGAAGGACCCAGTTATCTCGGAGAAGGATGCAAAGGGGATTCTGCTTGGGGAGATGGAAGAATCCCTTCTTTTTCGCGTGCAGGATTTAAGGAGAAGCTGA